In one window of Pseudochaenichthys georgianus chromosome 5, fPseGeo1.2, whole genome shotgun sequence DNA:
- the LOC117447159 gene encoding lumican → MALLCCAMLVLLCVFNIASATIEVHMDYGGVPLWINRLLGEPSVISLQGRLDSAWLRANNPQSCPQQCDCPLQWPTALYCDHRGLADTPDHLPERTQYLFLQGNNISSLSSSFLANVTDLRWLILDHNQLQSDTLGQIGLQNQTELCYLFANHNHLRSVPSALPAGLKQLRLAHNQISSISPGALKNLHNLTLLLLQGNKLRTITEGDFKGLVSLNLLDLSSNLFSAVPRHLSPSVEQLYLSNNTLSALNEDSFVGFFNLKYLRLSNCSLRSGVIHQEVFNFPSLVELDLSYNKLKTVPTVPTTLMYLYLEANEIQEFNVTSFCREVGPLSYSRIKVLRLDGNKMSHHQLPSDWVFCLRVLESIYI, encoded by the exons ATGGCTCTCCTGTGCTGTGCCATGTTGGTGCTACTGTGTGTTTTTAACATTGCCTCAGCCACTATTGAAGTTCACATGGACTACGGAGGTGTTCCTCTCTGGATTAATCGCCTGCTAGGGGAGCCAAGTGTGATAAGCCTGCAGGGACGGCTGGACTCAGCCTGGCTGAGAGCCAACAACCCCCAGTCCTGCCCTCAGCAGTGTGACTGCCCCCTCCAGTGGCCCACAGCGCTCTACTGCGACCACAGAGGCCTGGCAGACACCCCTGACCACCTGCCGGAGAGGACTCAATACTTGTTTCTACAG ggTAACAACATCTCGTCCCTGTCCTCCTCTTTTCTGGCCAACGTTACTGATCTACGCTGGCTCATCCTGGATCACAACCAGCTGCAGAGCGACACACTGGGCCAGATCGGGCTGCAGAACCAGACCGAGCTGTGTTACCTTTTTGCCAACCACAACCACCTGAGATCAGTGCCCAGCGCTCTACCAGCTGGACTCAAGCAGCTGCGACTGGCCCACAACCAAATCAGCAGCATCAGTCCTGGAGCTTTAAAGAACCTGCACAACCTGACACTGCTTCTGCTGCAGGGAAACAAACTGCGAACCATCACAGAGGGAGACTTTAAAG GTCTGGTCAGTCTGAACCTGCTGGACCTCAGTAGTAATTTATTCTCCGCTGTCCCCAGACATCTGTCTCCTTCTGTCGAGCAGCTCTATCTATCCAATAACACGCTCTCTGCGCTGAATGAAGACAGTTTTGTGGGATTTTTCAACCTTAAGTACCTTCGTCTGAGTAACTGTAGTCTGCGTAGCGGCGTCATCCACCAGGAGGTCTTCAATTTCCCCAGCTTGGTGGAACTGGACCTCTCTTACAACAAACTAAAAACAGTTCCCACAGTCCCCACCACCCTGATGTACCTCTACCTGGAGGCCAATGAAATACAAG AGTTCAACGTGACCAGTTTCTGCAGAGAGGTGGGACCTCTTTCCTACTCCAGGATAAAGGTCTTACGATTGGAtggaaacaaaatgtcccaccATCAGCTGCCATCCGACTGGGTTTTCTGCCTGCGAGTGCTTGAAAGTATTTACATTTGA